One part of the Streptomyces sp. AM 2-1-1 genome encodes these proteins:
- a CDS encoding TetR/AcrR family transcriptional regulator, producing MSNDEVRPPSAVPSDLVEAALRAARTRGVAVADVSMQAIAAEAGISRSTLLRRLGGARHALDEAVRAAGVDPGGQKPVRERAVEAGAALISDNGLGALSLERVAAAAECSVHSLYATFGGRDGMMQAIFERYGPFVNIEAILATGPGDLRSTVRRIYAHLSEAVGLEPRVLPAILAEVLARPGDDATQALARHMVPRLYASIGTWLASEVAAGRIRDLPLIALIHQMSNPLLMHLLLRPALELVHDLDIPSVDEMCDAFAEAFVHAVGLPDS from the coding sequence GTGTCAAACGATGAAGTCCGGCCGCCTTCCGCGGTGCCGTCCGACCTGGTCGAGGCGGCTCTCCGCGCAGCGCGTACGCGCGGGGTCGCCGTCGCCGACGTGTCGATGCAGGCCATCGCCGCCGAGGCCGGCATCTCCCGCAGCACCCTGCTCCGCCGCCTCGGAGGCGCCCGGCACGCACTCGACGAAGCGGTCCGAGCCGCCGGTGTCGACCCGGGCGGCCAGAAGCCCGTGCGCGAACGTGCCGTCGAGGCCGGAGCGGCGCTCATCAGCGACAACGGGCTGGGCGCCCTCTCGCTCGAACGCGTCGCCGCGGCGGCCGAATGCTCGGTGCACAGCCTCTACGCCACGTTCGGGGGCCGCGACGGGATGATGCAGGCCATCTTCGAGCGGTACGGGCCGTTCGTGAACATCGAGGCCATCCTGGCGACCGGCCCCGGAGACCTGCGGTCCACGGTCCGTCGCATCTACGCGCACCTCTCGGAGGCCGTCGGCCTCGAACCCCGGGTCCTCCCCGCGATCCTCGCCGAGGTTCTGGCGCGGCCGGGGGACGACGCGACACAGGCCCTCGCACGCCACATGGTTCCGCGCCTCTACGCGAGCATCGGCACGTGGCTGGCCTCGGAGGTCGCGGCGGGCCGCATCCGCGACCTGCCGCTCATCGCCCTCATCCACCAGATGTCGAACCCTCTGCTCATGCACCTCCTGCTCCGCCCGGCCCTGGAACTCGTCCACGATCTCGACATCCCCTCCGTGGACGAGATGTGCGACGCCTTCGCCGAGGCGTTCGTCCATGCCGTGGGCCTGCCGGACTCCTGA